A stretch of DNA from Alicyclobacillus acidocaldarius subsp. acidocaldarius Tc-4-1:
TGGCGTCGTTTTCCGGTTGGAGGCGCACACGGCCATCTTCCCGGTAAAACCGCTTGATGGTGGCCTCGTCTTCATCAGTCATGGCTACGACGATATCCCCGTTATCGGCCGACGTCTGCCGCCGAACAATGGCGAGATCTCCATCCAGAATGCCCGCATTCACCATGCTCTCACCGATCACGCGCAGCACGAAGACTTCATCGCCTTTCGCCACGTCGCGAGGCAAAGGCAAGTATCCTTCGATGTCTTCCAGCGCCGAGATGGGAAGTCCTGCCGTGACGCGACCGACGATGGGAGCGAGCACGACATCCCCCGGTTCCTCGTCGTCCACAAGGAGTTCCAGAGCTCTCGGTTTGGTCGGATCTCGACGCAGATAACCCTTCTGCTGCAGTCGTTCGAGATGCCCGTGAACCGTCGAGCTGGACGCCAACCCGACCGCTTCCCCAATCTCTCGCACCGATGGCGGGTATCCTTTTTCGCGGATGTTTTTTCGGATAAACTCGAGAATTGCGCGTTGACGAGCCGTGAGACCGCTCACCGTTCCCACTCCCTTCGCACCCATTCTACCACGTCGCGCGGGAAGGTGCAAACACGTGTTCGGAGGTGGGATCTCAGATGAGCCCAAGTTCGGCCAAAGCGTCCGCTACGCCGCCCTCGTCGGCGCTTGACGTGACGCGTTTGGCCGCGCGCTTGACCTCGTCATTCGCGTTGCCCATGGCGAAGGAGTATCCCATGGTGCGGAACATGCCGATGTCGTTCCCGCCGTCTCCGATGTGCACGGCGTCCTCAGGTGCGATGCCCAGATACGAGAGGAGGTGCATCGCGCCGATGGACTTGTCGGACTTCCGTCGCTGGAAGTCGACGGCCTGTTCATGCCAGCGGTACACGTAGCATTCGGGGAACTCGCGTTCGAACACGTCGTCCCACTCGGCGGTCATGAATGCGTTCAGCTGAAAGACGCCGATCTCGTCCAGCCGATCGGCCATCCTCGGCTCGCAAGCGATGGGCGGGAAGTCGTAGGACGCGAGGACTGGAAGATATTGCGGTGGAATAGGCCGCAGGCTGAAGGCGTGATCGTGCGTGTGAATGATGGTCTGAATGCCGCGGCGCTCCGCCGCTTGCAGGATGCCGCGAACCACTTCGCGCGAGAAAGGCAGAGCAAAGATTTCTCGATCTCCGGCCTTTACCAAACCGCCGTTAAAATAGATGCCGTATGGGATCCCGAGCGAGGCCTGCACGTGCTGCGCATGAATGACGCTCCGACCCGTGCACACGGCGACCGGAATGTGGTTTTCAATGAGTTTGGCGACCGCCGCGGCGCTTTTGGGCACGATCCGGCCGTTTACAAACAGCGTGCCATCGATGTCGAGAAACACCATTTTGACGCGTTGCTTGGTTTTCACGAACTCTCCCCCCATGCTGCGACCGCTCGCGCCGGTATGAGACCAGTCGGAGTTTCATTATACACAACACCCTGCCAAAATAGGCACAGCGGACGCGCTCCGTTGCGCATAGGCGCCGGCCTCGGCTATCATAGCCATATTGAGGACGAGCAGGAGGAACAGTCGATGCAGGTCACAATGGACACGTTGGTGTCGCTCGCAAAGCGGCGAGGCTTTATTTTCCCTGGTTCCGAGATTTACGGCGGATTGGCCAACACGTGGGATTATGGGCCGCTCGGCGCCCAGGTCAAACACAATTTGAAGCGCGCCTGGTGGCGGTTTTTCATCGAGCAAAATCCGTTGAATGTCGGTCTGGATTCGGCCATCCTCATGAATAAGCAGGTGTGGGTGGCGTCTGGACACGTGGCAAACTTCCACGACCCGATGGTGGACTGCCGTCAGTGCAAGGCCCGCTTCCGGGCGGATAAACTCATTGAAGAGGCTGCAGAGGCGCAGGGGAAGTCGTTGGTGGTGGACGGCCTGCCGTTTGCCGAGATGGAGCGGCTGATTGAGGAACTTCAAATCGCTTGCCCTAACTGCGGAGCTCGCGATTTTACGAACGTCCGGCAGTTCAACATGATGTTCCGCACGTTTCAAGGCGTGACCGAAGACGCGGCCAACGAGGTGTATCTCCGCCCCGAGACCGCGCAAGGCATTTTTGTGAACTTTAAAAACGTCCAACGCACCATGCGCAAGAAACTGCCGTTTGGCATCGGTCAGTTTGGCAAAAGCTTCCGAAACGAAATCACGCCCGGGAACTTCATCTTTCGCACGCGCGAATTCGAACAGATGGAGCTCGAGTTCTTCTGCGCGCCAGGCGAAGACGAAAAATGGTTTGCGTATTGGCGGCAGACATGTATGGACTGGTTGCTCTCACTCGGGATCAAGGCGGAACATCTGCGGTTTCGCGATCACGCAAAGGAGCAACTGTCCCACTACAGCAAGGCGACGACGGACATCGAGTACCATTTTCCGTTCGGCTGGGGCGAGCTTTTGGGTGTCGCGAATCGCACCGATTACGACCTCAAGGCACACCAGGAGCACTCCGGGGAGAACATGATGGTGCAGGAGGAAGGCCGAGAGCCCTTCATTCCCTATTGCATCGAGCCTTCGATCGGCGCTGATCGCCTGTTTCTCGCGGTCTTCGCGGACGCCTACGACGAGGAAGAAGTGGCGGAAGGCGACACGCGCGTCGTTCTCCGGCTGCACCCGAAGCTCGCGCCTTACCAGGTCGCGGTGTTGCCTTTGTCGAAGAAGCTGAACGAACCGGCGCACCGTCTCTACCTGGACCTGATTCAGGTGTATAGTGCCGATTACGATGAGACGGGGTCTATTGGGAAGCGATATCGCAGGCAGGACGAGATCGGCACGCCCTTCTGCGTGACGTATGATTTCGAGTCGGAATCGGACGGACAGGTGACCATCCGGATGCGCGATTCGATGGAACAGGTCAGAATCCCGATGGAAGGCGTGCGCGCATGGCTGGATGAACAATTGCGGTCGTCGGGCGCGACGTGGTGAAGGCATGAAGCCGGCAGGATGGAGTCATGCTAAGCCGGGGGTGGGCCAGATGTCAGGTGAACACACGCAACATCACAACGACGACTTCACGTTCGTGGGAGCCCTTAGCCACAACCACGAGGTGGAGGCGTTTGTGGAGCGGCGCAACCAGATGTTGAGTTCGCGACTGGATGCGGTGGTTCCCTGGAAAGCATATCACCGGGCGAATGTGCCTCACGGCAAGAGGCAGTCGAACGGGTGACAGGCAACCCACGCCCTGGGCGGTCCGCTTCGGCGGATCGCCTTTTTTCAGCTGGCATGACGTGCACGCTCGGGCATGTGGTACAATGTCGAAAATCTCGTAAACCTTTTACTTCTGGCGTGGACGAGAGGAAGAATCCGCAATGAGTGATGCAGTGTGGCGCGAGTGGCGTCGACCGCCCCGAGACGTCGAGGGCTCGCTTGGCGTTTTCGTCATCTTCGATGGCGCGATGTCCACCTATCTACACCAACTGGGCGTTCCCATCGGCACGCCGGTGGAGCAATTGAATCTGACTTCGCCCGATCTCGTCGCGCGTGTGCATCGCCGTTACGTCGAATCGGGTTGCACCGTCCTGCAGACCAACACGTTCATGGGCAATCGAGTCGCGTTGGAGCGCCACGGTCTCTCCGTGGACGTGGCGAGCCTCAACCGAAGGGGCGTCGAAATCGCCCGATCCGCCGCTCACGGTGAGGCGAGCGTGTACGGCACGATGGGTCCTGCCATGGGCGGTTATCGGTACGGCGCCTTATTG
This window harbors:
- the lexA gene encoding transcriptional repressor LexA is translated as MSGLTARQRAILEFIRKNIREKGYPPSVREIGEAVGLASSSTVHGHLERLQQKGYLRRDPTKPRALELLVDDEEPGDVVLAPIVGRVTAGLPISALEDIEGYLPLPRDVAKGDEVFVLRVIGESMVNAGILDGDLAIVRRQTSADNGDIVVAMTDEDEATIKRFYREDGRVRLQPENDAMSPMYFPNVTILGKVIGIFRQIR
- a CDS encoding Cof-type HAD-IIB family hydrolase, whose product is MKTKQRVKMVFLDIDGTLFVNGRIVPKSAAAVAKLIENHIPVAVCTGRSVIHAQHVQASLGIPYGIYFNGGLVKAGDREIFALPFSREVVRGILQAAERRGIQTIIHTHDHAFSLRPIPPQYLPVLASYDFPPIACEPRMADRLDEIGVFQLNAFMTAEWDDVFEREFPECYVYRWHEQAVDFQRRKSDKSIGAMHLLSYLGIAPEDAVHIGDGGNDIGMFRTMGYSFAMGNANDEVKRAAKRVTSSADEGGVADALAELGLI
- a CDS encoding glycine--tRNA ligase, which produces MQVTMDTLVSLAKRRGFIFPGSEIYGGLANTWDYGPLGAQVKHNLKRAWWRFFIEQNPLNVGLDSAILMNKQVWVASGHVANFHDPMVDCRQCKARFRADKLIEEAAEAQGKSLVVDGLPFAEMERLIEELQIACPNCGARDFTNVRQFNMMFRTFQGVTEDAANEVYLRPETAQGIFVNFKNVQRTMRKKLPFGIGQFGKSFRNEITPGNFIFRTREFEQMELEFFCAPGEDEKWFAYWRQTCMDWLLSLGIKAEHLRFRDHAKEQLSHYSKATTDIEYHFPFGWGELLGVANRTDYDLKAHQEHSGENMMVQEEGREPFIPYCIEPSIGADRLFLAVFADAYDEEEVAEGDTRVVLRLHPKLAPYQVAVLPLSKKLNEPAHRLYLDLIQVYSADYDETGSIGKRYRRQDEIGTPFCVTYDFESESDGQVTIRMRDSMEQVRIPMEGVRAWLDEQLRSSGATW